DNA sequence from the Pempheris klunzingeri isolate RE-2024b chromosome 9, fPemKlu1.hap1, whole genome shotgun sequence genome:
AGATTGGGAGTCAGAGTGTGACAAAAAAGGATAAAGAGCAAataggagagagaaagacagactgggaggaagaggaggtccGAGAAAGGCTCGACAGACACACATGTGTATCTTAAAGGCATACACAGGTTTTTGGGAGATTGGGAGATGTGTTCCCAATGAGAATGTGTGCTCTGTGCACTCATTTAGTGCATTCAAGGTAAAATAACTGTAATTTTCTAACCCTTGTGAtatattcagattttttaacaataaaaatattttgttgtgaGATTCCCTGTGTTGTATGAGCggttaacatttaacatttaagtgTTAAGTGTTAACAGGTGTATTACTCACCTCTGCATCTAGCTCTCACACTGAACCAACAAAACTGGTAGAAAACTGCTTTTAGCAGCATATTCGTCATGCACTGCCTCATCTAGAGTTGTGCAGTGTATTTCATATCACTAAATTCCCATTAGAGAGTTGTCTTTTCATTATAACGTCCAAATATTATCTCATGTAGATATATGATATGGTAGATAGATTTACCATAGCCATCCgtcttaaattatttttttctgtcagtttggtATCGTAGATGGTTATAAATACTGTGATATACATAACAATATGGAGTTGAAGCCATTCAGCAGCATGAATCAGAGCTgtaacaaattcaaattcatccaaaattgatatatatatatattttcatctGTGGAGAAAACATAATATTTAGCTTAATCTATAATTGTTATCTGTGCATGCAAAAGATTTAGTTCATGGTTTGATGCTTTTTACCGAATTGCTTGGAATTACTTGCTTGCttacattcatgtttttatttacaaaggCTTGTCTATGACAAAGAGTCTAAAGCGTTACTACTTCCTGTCACCTAATAGTGTCGATGACTTTTACAACCTTAGACAGAATCCATAGTCCTTGAAGGGGAATTCAACCAGTTTTACAGatcaaaatctgttttcagGTCTTGGGAAGTACTGTTTAGGCTGTTTGTGGCCACAGAGGGAGCTGCATGAAGTCTTAAATTGCCTCAAGTGTTGTCCCAAATCACCAAAAGAACTGTCAGCTGTCGTGTTGCATTGTAGGTATTGTATGTGCCATATTTTGACTAAGAAGAGGGATTCTTGGAATAAAAATTTCTGATTCTGCACATTGAGTTTGATGTATATGAAACTGTCCATCATGAGTCCAATAGTGTGCTAAATCGGTGTAGTGTATAAAAAGTTCACATTTTTCAGATGATACCAGTAGCCCACTCTCATTCAACATGACGTATGTGCAAGTGATAAAATGAGGCACTGTAGCACTTAACCTCCACAGGGGAACGAGGAGGAATTTCCCAAAATCTTTTCTTTAAGACTAAAAGTAGTTGAAGCGTGGAGTGAAGGAGCCAGAAAAAAGGATATAAGGGCTGTTCTCAAAGAGCAAATAAAAGTTCTCTAACAAGATGACCtgcacatcagctcctctgtTGGCCCTAAGTCTTAGATCACAGCCTGCctatcagacagacaggcccgTCTGAGTATCAGAGCCAGTAATGTCGATGCCTTGTCACTCACAGTATCTGTTCGTATCGAAAGACTTGCCAGCTGAGTCATACAAACGGGGCTCAGCAATCCTGCTACGCATTAGTTACAGCAATTTGTCTCTGCTTCGCTGAcggagaaagacagacagaaagagaaagacaccGGTGAGTGATGGCTGTTAGATAGCTATGCATGACAAGCCTCATTCCAACGAAGTTCTGACACATAGAGATAATGATTCACACACGTGCTGCACTTGCAAGCCCACACATgacaaacaatacacacacacataaacagataGAAAAACGCGCATGTGAACAGACCATACAAAGCTGCCTTTGTTGACTACTGGCGGCCCCTCAGCCATTGCTTActgaatgtaaaaaacacacagcggcttgtgagtgtgtatatacatgtgtgtgtgtgtatacatgtgtgtcaTGTTGCTGTCAGCGTTAACCCTTTTCCCCCActtagagtgagtgtgtgtgatgatgtgttaGTGTTGACACAGTCGACCTCCCATATTAGTCACTTCCTGCTCAGCTAATGCTGCTTTTTAAGGTTCATGTGTGCACTTGTTTGTGTGCGCATGGcccacatttgtgtgtgtgtgtgtgtgtgtgtgccagggtgggtgtgtgcagttgtgtgcaggtgtgtacCTCGGAGGTGATGGAAGGGAGATTCTCATTGATCCTTTAATATCTGGCCTGGGGCGAGAAGAGGGagccagagagctgcagagtgtGTGGGAAAAAAGGGTAGTTCAGAGCAATAAAGCCCAACAAGAAAGACTGAATGAAAGAAGATAACAGGTGAGGAGGCGATAAAAGAGTGACTATAGAGGACTAGGGACGTACAAAAACGATAAGAGGCGGTGACAGAGACAGCAAGGATGGCagcactgaaacacagacacaacaagaGAGCCGGGCGGTTGGTGGGATTatggggtgtgtgtttgtacctgtgCCTGTTTGTCCTCATGTAAATCCCTCACTGTCACAGGTCAGAGGGATGTTTTTGGGGGAAGAGGAGCTTCGTGAGATAGTGTGatgagaaaagaaagcaaagtgGGAGGAGGGATGATGCAGTGGGAGgtgggaagagagagatgaaaggaaaaaagagagatcgTAAATTTTCACCAggacagacaaataaaaactcTCTCATCCCCGCCTCTCTCGCTCTATTTTTTGTCATGAATGTGAGCCGGCCTTTGTTTTCCAGAAAACGCCCCGACCCCAAACTCCTCTCCCCTTGTGCCAATCACCCGAAACCATCCCTATAAAACTAAAACCATTGCAAACAAAAATCCCatatgcatttctttttttgtctctccacCCGACAGGCTCCCAAATGACCAATAACGCCATGCTCTGTACAAAAGCTAGTATTTATTCTCTCTCGAGTTACAATACAGTATTTTCACactggagaaaaataaataaacatcttgTTCAATAAATATTATAGAGATATGATCTAAAACCTTTAACCACATCATCCAAGGCACATTGCAGAGACATAACAATAGatttattctgaaaaacaaagtAAGCCATCTGTAAGTTGCCAAGAGAAAAACGTTTctgatttcatgttttaaaaggCACAAAATTTTCACCTCAGTGAATATGAAGTTTTTTAAAAGGCATAGTTTGATATTTAGGGATATTAAcgtatttgctttctttccgTGAAGTTCAATACCACTttcatatctgtctgttaaatatgaaactgGGCAGACGATGGTTATCTTAGTTATCATAGGATTCGGACTGAAGCTGGATTTATCCTGGATCATTTTTGGTATTCGTTTTGCTGTGAAAGGGCAGGTCTAATCCAATATGAGCCTGTCTCTGGGCAGATGCCAGAAAAAGCGAGAGTAGAGAACCAGTGGACAATGAATGATCGCCATTGTCCATGTAGCGTTTTGGTTAAGCTTCTCTTTGAGTCTATTTTTTAACCTAAAGTAACTGAAACCAACGCCGAGCTCAGTGCACAGTTCAGCAATCCTCAGCAAGAGTTGAGTGAGCAACAATAAATGGATGCACTATATGTGATGGGGCTGTATTGTACTGTTATTGGATTCCCCACAGTCACTTTGCTCACACTGTTTCATTCGCTTTGTTATATGAGAAGCAGTGGGAAGGTCTGCTCTTATGTCATTACTGAATATGATAGTCTGTTGCcgttattttatttctattttatttactgTGACAGCAGTGATTGTGATTCAGCATGCCTCATGTTCTCCTCAGTCTTGACCTTCTCTACCGGCATCAGAAACATGTCAATTTGTAGCAATAACGGATGTAAAATAACATACATTATAAAGTTGCGGTTTATGCGCTGGGCCATGTCTTTGCTAGGAACAGTGAGTCCCTGGAGTCCAAGACAGCaaagtgtcatttttacaccagattaaacaaacaagatattaCATGTTAATTACTGAGCTTTTGATGTGCTGGTAGATGGATTTTGTCTGTctttggacagagtcaggccagctgtttccccctgtctccagtctttatgctaagctaagctaactgtctgctGGTTCCATCTTCATATTTAGTGGACAAACATCGGAGTTGTTGTGATCTTACTCTCAGCAAGAAGCAAATAAGAGCTTTTCCCAAAAATGGTGAACTATTTCTTTATACACAGAACGCACCGCTGTTGTTTTTTAGGGAAAATTATTCTAttctaaaacattttaagatAAACTTGTGTTACATATTTCTTGGTACAAATGAGCACAGAAGTGAATGGTATGTTAAGGCACCAAATACCacaataagtgtgtgtgtgtgtgtgtgcgtgtgtgcgtgcgtgcgtgcgtgtgtgcatgcgtgcgtgtgcgtgtgtgtgtgtgagtgagtgagtgcatgtgagtgtgtttgaccatctctctgtctggaCAGTATGTGTAGCGCTGTTGTAGATTTACTGTAACTGACCAATTGACTTCTCATTACTCAGCACTACCCCTCTGCCTGTTATTTCCAGTGCTCATCCTTTGACTCAcgcctcctctcatcctcctttccttctttgcctcttcctctcctcctcctcctcctcatccctctggccatttcctcctctccttttgtcttttgCCCATTCAGAAATCTTCCCATCTTCCTTcagagaaaatgaatgtttgCTGAATCACACATCTGAGGTCACTGAATCAGCATTTGCTCAATGGCagcactgtctgtctctctgcctgtcacTCAGtctgcccctgtgtgtgtgtgtgtttgtgtgtccaacCACCTACAGTGGTATTTCTGTTGATCTATGAGCTGTGAAGTCCGGTAACTCAGCCCAGTCTCAGTGTTTCTCGCTCAATGAGTTGCTATGTGCATCAGGCGGGTGACAGTGCTGGTAATGtgctggctttgtgtgtgttatattcCATTAGCGCTTCTGGTGACCTGCCAAATAGTCTGTCATTCACTTATTCCAGTACagtatgaatgaatgtgttaaGCATGGATGTGTTTATGTCCCTCAGTCTGTTAAAGCTCTCTATTTGTTTCCACTGTGCAAATGATAAATTTCTGATATactgcacttgtgtgtgtgctgtctcgGTGTCTTAGCCTCGGAGTCTCTTCTTGAGGCGGTTAAAGTCCTTCGCCGATCGCCACAGCCAACTCTGCAGCTCTCGCAATATCCAAAATCCCTCCACCTTCCTGGCGAAGTCGTTCATCATCGGCCGCACCGACAGCAacgaagaggaggatgaggaggtggaggagagcagTGGTGTCAGAGGAGGTGAAAGGAGGGAGGTGCCTCTTTGTAAAGACAGAGGGACAGGCTGGGTGAGGAGGGTGTGCTCCTCACCTGCCCTGAACTGGtagaggagggagagggtggACAGTGGAGGCTGGAgggtgggggagaggagagagcgagGAGGCCGACGCTGATGATTgaaagtggaggaagaggaggtagcttctgtgtctgtttgcttctcctcctccgccgttaatcctcttcctctctctacaATAAAGCCGTCTTCTTttctgagtgtgtctgagtgaagCGAGTTCAGATTGTAGCTGtactgattgttgttgttgttgttgttggtttggATGGTCGGTCGGAGAAGGGAGCCGTCGTTGCCTGGGTACAACACCTCTATCCTGAGTTCAGGCTGCCACTCCTCCTGTTCATCCTCGTTAATACTCAACAACCTTCTCCTCCTGCCCCATCGCTCCgcgcctccctctccctccagttcctcctcttcctcctcccctacTCTCACTTCTTCGCTGGCAGTCCATGTCCTGCTCTCTGgctcttccctcctccctctcctccctcgttctcctcttcccttctccCTCGATCCGCCACTCCTTCCTCCAGCTGCGGCCGCCTCcgctctcctcccctctttccctctccttttttcCACCAGGTCGATgccgtcctccctctctcttctaaCAACCCTCGTCCCACTTCTTCTTTGGTTGTTACGCTGACCGGATTCTGTCCTCGTCCCAGCTCTGGACCTGTAAAGGCTCTGGCTCATCAGTGGCGCTGGTCGGTTGCCCCCTGCCCCCCTCTGAGGATACTGCAGCTCCCCAGAATTACTTCCCATGTCcgcagatggaggaggaagtgtgtaACCGAGGGTGGTCATGAGTGCGGATATGGAGCCCAGCAGCCCATCCAGGCCAGTGCAAAAGTGCAGCAGGGAGGTCTTGAGGGAGGGGCAGAGGGTGGAGCGGGCCAACTCCCTGACGGCTGCCAGCAGAACAGAGTAGGCCCTCTGGTTCTGGGCGAGCCGAGCCTGGTTCTCCAGGCCGTGCCACAGCTCCAGGCGGGTGGCGGCACTGGGCAGGGACAGAGCCGTGCTGTTGGGCCGAGGAGGGGAGAAGTCTTTCTCATTGAATGGAGGTCCTAGGTAGGTTAGCTGGAAGAGATATGTAAAAATGAGAAGAATGGATGAGAAAGAtggccaaaactatgaaaataagacaCTAGTTGGACCAAATCAATAAATATCCAGCACAATATAATGGTATCGTcccattgttgtttttaaagcaatagtttTTTGGCTACTATAACAAAAGTGACACATGATCGCCTTTTAAGCTGTTATGGCGAACTAgtcagcaaacagttgcttaaaCACAGACACCCAGCGGTTATACAGGAACATTATCATTCACTTGGTGTCGTGTTTCTGACCACCTGATGAATGAAAAgccaatattcactcttttggctctgtttttggtcactaccaactcctgagggaaatttCTGGCTCGTTAACTGCTAAATGCAccactgtctctgtctatctcctgTTTGGTACTAAGCAGGTAGTGCACGGTGGGTTTTTAGATCACAAAAAAGTGACTCACATATACGTCTTTGATTTCCTTGAGTTGATACTCCAGGTATTTGGTCAGCTCGTATGTGCTTTCAATCGAGCTCCTCTCACTGGCCAGGTTGTGTGATGAATCCAGGGccgttgccatggcagcagccAATAACAGGAAGAGCTGGTGTTGATGGACTGTgggaaaattaaataaaacactttgattaagagtgagacagacagttTGAGATGTTTCCCTAACGATACTCGCATAATGGGCGTCCCTGTGATAATTAACACATACTGCACAGGTATTTGTAATCATAACAGTGAGGTGAAATTTATCTCAGCCATTATTTTCTCAGACATTTTGTGATTATTTAACTTGGATACTTggttttttaatgaatttaacaATTTGAGAGCTCAACGGGCAAAAATCACCTCCAGCAACAGTTTCCACACTGTTTATAGGAATTTTTACGATATTCTAGTTTATTTCTTTGTCTCTATGGCAATGGCCTCGTCTGTTTACATATTGCCAGGTCAGAGTCATCTGACACTGCCAATAAAGCTTTTTCCGTTTGCAATCTAATTTTAGAGGTTTCTGGCTGTCGGAGGTTTACTCTGGCTTCAAATAAAACCTCAGTTAATAGCttcagacagtcagacaaatGGCTCCTATGTTCAATGCACCAgccaccactcacacacacacacacacacacacacacacacacacattcattcctGACTGATATcccaaaaacaaagacatgtgGCTTTCTTTACAATCACAAacattaatgtgtttgtatCAGTTGTATGTTTGCTGTGGACTTCTTGTTTAGgtttcagagtgtttgtgtgggtgttttatgttactgtgtgagtgtttgtgagaaTGTTTGTAGCTGTAATTATATATGTGGATTAAATTCACATTGCTGTGAGTGTATACAAtgattgtggtgtgtgtgtgtgtgtgtgtgtgtgtgtgtgtgtgtgtgtgtgtgtgtgtgtgtgtgtgtgtctatggggAGGAGGTTGTAACACTGGAAACCTTTTAGTGCCCCTGTCTCTGGTTTCAAACAGAGAAAATTAGAGCTGAAAGGTGGTTTTCAACACTGAGGAACTTCATGTACGTCCACTTCTCTTCATCCCATGCTTTGCTCGCTCTGGACGCCCTTTCTTTCACGCACTCTCCCTTTACTTTCTGACTCTCTCTCAACACTTCCTCGCCCCTTTCTCCTGAGTGCGACATGCATTTCTTTCGTtgcctctgctctctgtcatcCATCATTTTCCatcctctctgtgctctgtctctcttcctcctaACACGGTGACAGTAGGCAGTGATTCATGCTTGTAATTAAGGATAAAACATACTGCTGTTCAACAGGTTTGAAATATGTATTGCACAATGTGTGTGATCCTGTCAACTTTCACTCTTTCGCTCACCTTGTCTTTCTCTGACTCACCTCGGGCCTCCTGTTGCCTCACTAATTTACTCTCTTTCTCCGCTCAGACTAGTCACACTCaacctctccttctgtctcaaTATACCTTTCTCCTCCCTacttctcttccttttctcctcttgaCGCTCTTTTCTGCCTCGGGTCAAAATAACAGCAGCCAATTAACCCCCGATTTGCTCTCCTATTCTCCCTCATTTGCcccttttttatttgtctttcatCTAACCGTCACGCCAGGCCACACAGGATGAGATGTTAAATGAGTGGCTTCAACACTTGCAAAACATTTACTTCAACAAGTTTTCAGTGGTTCTAAGAAAACAAGATCTGACCTAAAACAGTCAACACCTTTTTCTGTGACTCAGCTGCTTACATTTGACGTATTGGTACACACCCCCAAAAAGGGTTGGgtagaaaatgaatgatgttATGTACTTAGTATACAAAATATATTGTCTGCTGTGCTACTACAAGACTGTCATAATTGCATTAGGCAAACTTCGTATCTGGCAACGTATCTGGCtgagaaatgaagagaaactcattgtaatttttaattttttgaaagaaaactAATCATACAAGATTACTCTGATTTTGTTACAAACTGCTATGAtgacatgttaacaatgagtaGCAGTGatgagatacatttttaaagtaacCTATTCTGTCTCCAAACCAGCCTCAAGCTGAAAAAGTTGTGCACATTCGATGGCATGAGTATTAATGACAGACTGTACTGGCAGTTTCAAATTAAGATATGATTAGAAATGCTTGTCATTGGAGTGAACCTGAACAAACATCACATCACCCCAGCTGCTTGatataaaagcaaaaaacagCCTCCTTGATAGTTAGTAGTGTATTCGCTACCTGCTGGCCCTGAGTTATTGGCTACATCAAAGCATCCTCCCAGACTATTTTCTAAAACACTGTGGTTGGGCCTGGGCAACTCCCAcatgctcccacacacaccttgaAATCAATCAACAAGGACAGCCCCCGTCAGCCAAGCCTTCTCCAAGCTCCTCAAACCGCAAAAGCCTCATCACCTGTCAGAAGCAATAAGCATCTTTCAGCAATGCCTGAACATTTGGAGCTCATCAAGCCGTGGGCTCCCAGCACTGAACATCCTCCATCAGCATCAGAACACAATGAAAGCAACATGACATCTTTG
Encoded proteins:
- the clcf1 gene encoding uncharacterized protein clcf1 — protein: MKRCSGVHQHQLFLLLAAAMATALDSSHNLASERSSIESTYELTKYLEYQLKEIKDVYLTYLGPPFNEKDFSPPRPNSTALSLPSAATRLELWHGLENQARLAQNQRAYSVLLAAVRELARSTLCPSLKTSLLHFCTGLDGLLGSISALMTTLGYTLPPPSADMGSNSGELQYPQRGAGGNRPAPLMSQSLYRSRAGTRTESGQRNNQRRSGTRVVRREREDGIDLVEKRRGKEGRRAEAAAAGGRSGGSREKGRGERGRRGRREEPESRTWTASEEVRVGEEEEEELEGEGGAERWGRRRRLLSINEDEQEEWQPELRIEVLYPGNDGSLLRPTIQTNNNNNNNQYSYNLNSLHSDTLRKEDGFIVERGRGLTAEEEKQTDTEATSSSSTFNHQRRPPRSLLSPTLQPPLSTLSLLYQFRAGEEHTLLTQPVPLSLQRGTSLLSPPLTPLLSSTSSSSSSLLSVRPMMNDFARKVEGFWILRELQSWLWRSAKDFNRLKKRLRG